In Sodalis ligni, a single genomic region encodes these proteins:
- a CDS encoding carbon starvation CstA family protein, translated as MRNIASHLVWVLVAIAGAFGLGIIALHNGEKINALWILVVAVSVYLIAYRYYSRFIARRVLQLDPTRMTPAFRHNDGLDFVPTNKYVLFGHHFAAIAGAGPLVGPVLAAQMGYLPGMIWILAGVVLAGAVQDFMVLFVSLRRDGRSLGDLIKQELGAVPGVIALFGTFMIMIIILAVLALIVVKALTNSPWGAFTVAFTIPLALFMGIYLRFIRPGKIGEVSLIGFVLLMAGIIFGGDVARSPALAPFFTLDGKQLTWVLVIYGGVASILPVWLLLAPRDYLSTFLKVGTIIGLAIGIVFIAPTLEMPAMTRFVDGTGPVWSGSLFPFLFITIACGAVSGFHALIASGTTPKMLENESQAAFIGYGGMLMESFVAIMALVAASVIDPGVYFAMNSPAAALGGSTVEAAAATVSGWGFEVTPAMLTQYAQSVGENSIVSRAGGAPTLAVGMAHILSQAVSFISMAFWYHFAILFEALFILTAVDAGTRAGRFMLQDLLGVAVPSLRRTESLAANVIATALCVAAWGYFLYQGVVDPLGGINTLWPLFGIANQMLAAMALTLCFVVLFKMKRQMYAWVAGVPMAFLLVCTTSAGLIKIFSADPRVGFLALANKYQAGIDQNQIIGPAKTMVEMNRLVFNNQLNAGLTAVFIFVMISIFLFGIRAAYLAYRLDKRSDREVPYQAQPSLK; from the coding sequence ATGCGAAACATCGCTTCCCATCTTGTCTGGGTTTTAGTCGCAATTGCCGGTGCCTTTGGGTTAGGTATTATCGCTTTGCATAACGGCGAGAAAATTAATGCGCTGTGGATTTTAGTGGTGGCGGTGTCGGTGTATTTAATTGCCTATCGCTATTACAGCCGTTTCATCGCCCGCCGCGTGTTGCAACTTGATCCGACGCGCATGACGCCGGCCTTCCGGCATAATGACGGACTGGATTTTGTGCCTACCAATAAATATGTGCTGTTCGGTCATCATTTTGCCGCCATTGCCGGCGCCGGACCTTTGGTGGGGCCGGTGCTGGCGGCGCAAATGGGATATCTGCCGGGCATGATCTGGATTCTGGCGGGGGTGGTGCTGGCCGGCGCGGTACAGGATTTCATGGTGCTGTTTGTTTCGCTGCGGCGGGATGGCCGTTCCCTTGGCGATCTGATCAAGCAGGAATTGGGCGCTGTGCCTGGGGTCATCGCCTTATTCGGCACCTTTATGATCATGATTATCATCCTGGCGGTGCTGGCGCTGATTGTGGTGAAGGCGCTGACGAACAGTCCCTGGGGGGCCTTCACCGTGGCCTTTACCATTCCGCTGGCCCTGTTTATGGGGATTTATCTGCGCTTTATCCGGCCGGGTAAAATCGGTGAGGTGTCCCTTATCGGTTTTGTCCTGTTGATGGCCGGCATTATTTTTGGCGGCGATGTGGCCCGCAGTCCGGCCCTGGCGCCGTTTTTTACCCTTGACGGCAAACAGCTGACCTGGGTCTTGGTGATATACGGCGGCGTGGCTTCTATCCTGCCGGTCTGGCTGCTGCTGGCGCCGCGGGATTATTTGTCCACCTTTCTGAAAGTGGGCACCATTATCGGCCTGGCCATCGGCATCGTCTTTATTGCCCCAACGCTGGAAATGCCCGCCATGACCCGTTTTGTGGACGGTACCGGGCCGGTATGGTCGGGTTCGCTGTTTCCTTTTTTGTTTATTACCATCGCCTGCGGCGCGGTGTCCGGTTTCCATGCGCTGATTGCCTCCGGCACCACGCCTAAAATGCTGGAAAACGAAAGCCAGGCGGCCTTTATCGGCTACGGCGGCATGCTGATGGAGTCCTTTGTGGCGATCATGGCGCTGGTGGCCGCCTCGGTTATCGATCCGGGTGTGTATTTCGCCATGAACAGTCCCGCCGCCGCGCTGGGAGGCTCCACGGTGGAAGCAGCCGCCGCCACCGTCAGCGGCTGGGGGTTTGAAGTGACGCCGGCCATGCTCACCCAGTATGCGCAATCGGTAGGGGAGAACAGCATCGTCTCCCGCGCCGGCGGCGCGCCGACGCTGGCGGTGGGTATGGCCCATATCCTCAGCCAGGCGGTCAGTTTTATCAGCATGGCCTTCTGGTATCATTTCGCGATCCTGTTTGAAGCGCTGTTTATCCTGACGGCGGTGGACGCCGGCACCCGCGCCGGGCGGTTTATGCTGCAGGATTTGCTGGGCGTCGCGGTACCCTCTTTACGGCGCACCGAATCCCTGGCGGCCAATGTTATCGCCACCGCGCTCTGCGTGGCCGCCTGGGGTTATTTTCTATATCAGGGGGTGGTTGACCCGTTGGGAGGCATCAACACGCTGTGGCCGCTATTCGGCATCGCCAACCAGATGCTGGCGGCCATGGCGCTGACGCTGTGTTTTGTGGTGCTGTTCAAGATGAAACGACAGATGTATGCCTGGGTGGCAGGCGTGCCGATGGCGTTTTTGCTGGTGTGCACCACCTCCGCGGGCTTGATAAAGATTTTTTCCGCCGACCCCAGGGTGGGTTTTCTGGCCCTAGCCAATAAATACCAGGCAGGCATCGATCAAAACCAGATTATCGGCCCGGCTAAAACCATGGTGGAAATGAACCGGCTGGTATTTAATAATCAGCTCAACGCCGGATTGACCGCCGTCTTTATCTTTGTGATGATCAGTATTTTCCTGTTTGGTATCCGTGCGGCGTATTTGGCTTACCGCCTTGATAAACGCAGCGATCGGGAAGTTCCTTATCAGGCGCAGCCTTCGTTGAAATAG
- a CDS encoding GMC family oxidoreductase, producing the protein MAKKRPKTDVVVVGLGWAGSIIANELTDAGLEVIAIERGPWRDTARDFNVASVTDELRYNRSQELMLRTRQNTITVRNSLSQTALPMRSWGSFHPGNGTGGAGNHWAGITFRFQPEEFRLKSHLMERYGAAAMPKELTLQDWGVDWEEMEPFYMQFERLAGTSGYAANLNGIKREGGNPFEGMRSGDYPTPPLKQPYGPTLFAEAARSLGYKPFPVPSSLVSRAYTNPLGVSMGPCTYCGFCTNYGCANYAKASAITTVLPVLVRKENFSTLAHCEVMRVTMDSTGKRATGVVYMDSSGDEWEQPADLVVVTAFTFENVRLMLLSGVGKAYDPVTNTGTTGRSYAYQTANSVQVFFDDKNFNPFIGGGAVGMGIDDFNNDNFDHSGLGFFGGGSIRVTPIGSAPIAYHPTPDGTPTWGSEFKRQVKKNYLSSMSIGCEASNYSTRTNYLSLDPTYKDPLGRPLLRMTFDFTQNELKMAKYCTDRVGEIAKAMNPREYFLHPVKGHWNSVPYQSSHVVGGFIMGADPSTSSVNRHLQVWDVPNLFVVGASAFPQNPGYNPTGTVGALAFKAAHAIRTYYMKRPGEMITA; encoded by the coding sequence ATGGCAAAAAAACGTCCTAAGACTGACGTGGTAGTGGTGGGACTGGGCTGGGCGGGCTCCATCATCGCCAATGAACTCACCGATGCCGGCCTGGAGGTTATCGCCATCGAACGGGGCCCCTGGCGCGATACCGCACGGGATTTCAACGTCGCCTCGGTAACCGATGAATTGCGGTACAATCGCAGCCAGGAGCTGATGCTGCGCACCCGGCAAAATACCATCACCGTTCGCAATAGCCTTTCGCAAACCGCCTTACCCATGCGATCCTGGGGCTCCTTTCACCCCGGCAACGGCACCGGCGGCGCCGGCAATCACTGGGCGGGCATTACCTTCCGTTTTCAGCCGGAAGAGTTCCGCCTGAAAAGCCACCTTATGGAGCGTTATGGCGCCGCCGCCATGCCGAAGGAATTAACCCTGCAGGATTGGGGGGTGGACTGGGAAGAAATGGAACCGTTTTATATGCAGTTCGAGCGGCTGGCCGGCACCTCCGGTTATGCCGCCAATCTCAACGGCATAAAACGCGAGGGCGGCAATCCTTTTGAAGGCATGCGATCCGGCGACTATCCCACGCCGCCGCTCAAGCAACCCTACGGACCGACGCTGTTTGCCGAAGCCGCCAGGAGTCTGGGTTATAAACCCTTCCCGGTCCCCTCTTCGCTGGTGTCGCGGGCCTACACCAATCCCTTGGGCGTTTCCATGGGACCCTGTACCTACTGCGGCTTCTGCACCAACTACGGCTGCGCCAACTATGCCAAAGCCAGCGCCATCACCACCGTGCTGCCGGTGCTGGTGCGTAAAGAGAACTTCTCCACCCTCGCCCACTGCGAAGTGATGAGGGTCACGATGGATTCTACGGGCAAACGGGCCACCGGCGTGGTCTATATGGATTCTTCCGGCGACGAGTGGGAACAGCCCGCCGACCTGGTGGTGGTCACCGCCTTTACCTTCGAAAACGTGCGCTTGATGCTATTGTCCGGCGTCGGCAAGGCATACGACCCGGTGACCAATACCGGCACCACCGGCCGTAGCTATGCCTACCAGACCGCCAATTCAGTGCAGGTATTCTTCGACGATAAAAACTTCAATCCCTTTATCGGCGGCGGCGCGGTGGGAATGGGCATTGATGATTTCAATAATGATAATTTCGATCATTCCGGACTGGGCTTTTTCGGCGGCGGCAGTATACGCGTCACCCCCATCGGGTCCGCGCCCATCGCCTATCATCCCACCCCGGACGGCACGCCGACCTGGGGCAGCGAGTTCAAGCGCCAGGTCAAGAAAAACTATCTCAGCAGCATGAGTATCGGCTGCGAAGCCAGCAATTATTCCACCCGCACCAACTATCTGTCTCTGGACCCGACCTACAAAGATCCCCTGGGCCGGCCCTTACTGCGCATGACGTTTGATTTCACGCAGAATGAACTGAAGATGGCGAAATATTGCACCGACCGGGTGGGGGAAATAGCCAAGGCGATGAACCCGCGGGAATACTTCCTGCATCCGGTGAAAGGTCACTGGAACTCGGTGCCCTATCAATCCTCCCATGTGGTGGGCGGATTTATCATGGGCGCCGATCCCTCCACCAGTTCGGTAAACAGGCACCTGCAGGTATGGGATGTACCCAACCTCTTTGTGGTAGGCGCCTCGGCCTTTCCGCAAAATCCCGGCTATAACCCCACCGGTACCGTGGGGGCGCTGGCTTTCAAAGCCGCCCACGCCATCCGCACCTATTACATGAAACGCCCCGGGGAGATGATCACCGCATGA